One Actinomadura viridis genomic region harbors:
- the nrfD gene encoding NrfD/PsrC family molybdoenzyme membrane anchor subunit, translating into MSEAEVTREGVRRQRPGRDAVPGAEGRRRRPGRRRRRGEPTVVPEAEFGSYYGRPIIKPPTWKAADIAGYLFLGGLAGGSSALAAGAELTGRPALARAAKIGALGAISLSTAALIHDLGRPGRFVNMLRVFKPTSPMSVGSWILLGYGPAAGVAAVTDATGLFRRAGRAATGWSALSGAAVTCYTAVLIADTAVPAWHEAYRELPFVFAGSGAASAAGLGLLAAPVCEAAPARGAALFGAALELAAERRMERRLGPLAEPYRAGRAGLLMRAAKVLTIAGAAGAALPAGRSRAGAALCGAALLAGSACLRFGIFEAGRVSATDPHYTVLAQRSDRKAGR; encoded by the coding sequence ATGAGCGAGGCCGAGGTCACCCGCGAGGGAGTGCGGCGGCAGCGGCCCGGACGGGACGCGGTCCCGGGCGCCGAGGGCCGTCGCCGGCGGCCCGGGCGCCGGCGCCGCCGGGGCGAGCCGACCGTGGTCCCGGAGGCCGAGTTCGGGTCGTACTACGGACGGCCGATCATCAAGCCGCCGACCTGGAAGGCCGCCGACATCGCGGGCTACCTCTTCCTGGGCGGGCTGGCCGGGGGCTCCTCGGCGCTGGCGGCCGGGGCCGAGCTGACCGGGCGCCCGGCGCTGGCGAGGGCCGCCAAGATCGGCGCGCTGGGGGCGATCTCGCTGTCCACGGCGGCGCTGATCCACGACCTCGGCCGCCCCGGGCGGTTCGTCAACATGCTGCGGGTGTTCAAGCCGACCTCGCCGATGAGCGTGGGGTCCTGGATCCTGCTCGGGTACGGCCCGGCCGCGGGCGTGGCCGCCGTCACCGACGCCACCGGCCTGTTCCGCCGGGCCGGGCGCGCGGCGACCGGCTGGTCCGCGCTGTCCGGCGCGGCCGTGACCTGCTACACCGCGGTGCTGATCGCCGACACCGCCGTGCCCGCCTGGCACGAGGCGTACCGGGAACTGCCGTTCGTGTTCGCCGGGTCGGGCGCGGCGTCGGCCGCCGGGCTCGGCCTGCTGGCGGCCCCCGTGTGCGAGGCCGCGCCGGCGCGGGGCGCCGCGCTGTTCGGGGCCGCCCTGGAACTGGCGGCCGAACGCCGGATGGAACGGCGCCTGGGGCCGCTGGCCGAGCCGTACCGAGCGGGCAGGGCGGGGCTGCTCATGCGCGCCGCGAAGGTCCTCACCATCGCGGGCGCCGCGGGCGCCGCCCTCCCGGCGGGCCGCTCCCGCGCGGGCGCGGCGCTGTGCGGCGCCGCGCTGCTCGCGGGCTCGGCCTGCCTGCGCTTCGGAATCTTCGAGGCGGGACGCGTCAGCGCCACCGACCCGCACTACACCGTCCTCGCGCAGCGCTCCGACCGGAAGGCCGGACGTTGA
- a CDS encoding 4Fe-4S dicluster domain-containing protein has protein sequence MGFFTDTSVCIGCKACEVACKEWNALPEDGLTFTGMSYDNTGGLGANSWRHVAFIEQRKPLGFQDPGLEYGDYGDVDLLGLTAEAAAAGQTANGEDRGEFRWLMASDVCKHCTHAACLDVCPTGSLFRTEYGTVVVQEDICNGCGYCVPACPYGVIDQRQDDGRVWKCTLCYDRVSDGMEPACAKACPTDSIQYGPLDELRERAARRVERLHEAGVEDARLYGHDPGDGVGGDGAFFLLLDEPEVYGLPPDPVVTTRDLPSMWRHAGAAALTLLGGIATVYATTRGRR, from the coding sequence ATGGGGTTCTTCACCGACACCTCGGTCTGCATCGGCTGCAAGGCGTGCGAGGTGGCGTGCAAGGAGTGGAACGCCCTACCGGAGGACGGGCTCACGTTCACCGGCATGTCGTACGACAACACCGGGGGACTCGGCGCGAACTCCTGGCGCCACGTGGCGTTCATCGAGCAGCGCAAGCCGCTCGGGTTCCAGGACCCGGGGCTGGAGTACGGCGACTACGGTGACGTGGACCTGCTCGGCCTCACCGCCGAGGCCGCCGCCGCGGGCCAGACCGCCAACGGGGAGGACCGCGGCGAGTTCCGCTGGCTGATGGCCTCCGACGTGTGCAAGCACTGCACGCACGCCGCGTGCCTGGACGTGTGCCCGACCGGTTCCCTCTTCCGGACCGAGTACGGCACCGTGGTCGTGCAGGAGGACATCTGCAACGGCTGCGGCTACTGCGTCCCCGCCTGCCCGTACGGCGTCATCGACCAGCGCCAGGACGACGGACGCGTCTGGAAGTGCACGCTGTGCTACGACCGCGTCTCCGACGGCATGGAACCGGCGTGCGCGAAGGCGTGCCCCACCGACTCCATCCAGTACGGCCCCCTGGACGAACTGCGTGAACGGGCCGCACGGCGGGTGGAGCGGCTGCACGAGGCCGGGGTGGAGGACGCCCGCCTCTACGGGCACGACCCCGGCGACGGTGTCGGCGGGGACGGGGCCTTCTTCCTCCTCCTGGACGAACCGGAGGTCTACGGGCTTCCGCCCGACCCGGTCGTCACGACCCGCGATCTGCCGTCCATGTGGCGGCACGCGGGAGCGGCGGCCCTGACCCTGCTCGGCGGGATCGCCACCGTCTACGCGACCACGAGGGGGCGGCGATGA
- a CDS encoding aldehyde dehydrogenase (NADP(+)), with product MTAPGTRAAEPAGTPAGTLTGALLIGASDVHGPGGELYAADPRTGERLAPAYGLAGPDEADRACALAWEAFATYRRTGLEERAAFLETIAARIEDLGEALVERVQAETGLPRARVEGERARTTGQLRLFASVVRSGDWLGARIDPALPGRTPLPRPDLRQRKVPLGPVAVFAASNFPLAFSVAGGDTASALAAGAPVVVKGHPAHPGTSELVGRAVRRAVQEHGLPEGTFSLLQGPGSTIGTRLVTDPRIRAVGFTGSRGGGLSLVAAAAARPVPIPVYAEMSSVNPVFVLPGALRDGGAGLGRAFVASLTTGAGQLCTSPGLVFALDGEGFDAFVDAATAAVAAAPAAPMLTRTIQSGYDAGVERLAGAGGVRTLARGIEEPGIAACGLPGLFLTDDDAFLGDPSLQDEVFGASSLIVRVRDRARLREIVASLEGQLTATLHATPEDHALAAELLPDLELLAGRVVFNGWPTGVEVGHAVVHGGPYPATSAPATTSVGTRAIERFLRPVSYQDVPGGLLPEELRDGNPLGLRRRIDGEPGRD from the coding sequence GTGACCGCCCCCGGCACGCGGGCCGCTGAGCCGGCCGGCACGCCGGCCGGCACGCTGACCGGCGCGCTGCTCATCGGCGCGTCCGACGTGCACGGGCCGGGCGGCGAGCTGTACGCCGCCGACCCGCGGACCGGCGAACGGCTCGCCCCGGCCTACGGGCTGGCGGGCCCGGACGAGGCCGACCGCGCCTGCGCGCTGGCCTGGGAGGCGTTCGCGACCTACCGCCGCACCGGCCTGGAGGAGCGCGCCGCGTTCCTGGAAACCATCGCCGCCCGGATCGAGGACCTGGGCGAGGCCCTCGTCGAACGCGTCCAGGCCGAGACCGGGCTGCCCCGGGCCCGGGTGGAGGGCGAGCGGGCGCGGACCACCGGGCAGCTCCGGCTGTTCGCGTCCGTGGTCCGCTCCGGCGACTGGCTGGGCGCCCGGATCGACCCGGCGCTGCCCGGCCGCACCCCGCTGCCCCGCCCCGACCTCAGGCAGCGCAAGGTCCCGCTGGGGCCGGTCGCGGTGTTCGCCGCGAGCAACTTCCCGCTGGCCTTCTCGGTCGCGGGCGGCGACACCGCCTCCGCTCTGGCCGCGGGCGCCCCGGTGGTGGTGAAGGGGCATCCGGCGCACCCGGGGACGAGCGAGCTGGTCGGCCGCGCGGTCCGCCGGGCCGTCCAGGAGCACGGGCTGCCGGAGGGCACCTTCTCCCTCCTCCAGGGCCCCGGCTCCACGATCGGCACCCGGCTGGTCACCGACCCGCGCATCCGGGCGGTCGGGTTCACCGGCTCGCGGGGCGGCGGGCTCTCCCTCGTCGCCGCCGCGGCGGCCCGGCCCGTGCCGATCCCGGTGTACGCGGAGATGTCCTCCGTGAACCCGGTGTTCGTGCTGCCGGGGGCGCTCCGGGACGGCGGCGCCGGCCTCGGCCGCGCGTTCGTCGCCTCGCTCACCACCGGCGCCGGGCAGCTGTGCACCAGCCCCGGCCTGGTCTTCGCGCTCGACGGCGAGGGCTTCGACGCCTTCGTGGACGCCGCCACCGCCGCGGTCGCCGCGGCACCGGCCGCGCCGATGCTCACCCGGACCATCCAGTCCGGGTACGACGCCGGGGTGGAGCGGCTGGCGGGCGCCGGCGGCGTCCGCACGCTCGCCCGCGGCATCGAGGAACCCGGTATCGCGGCCTGCGGGCTGCCCGGCCTCTTCCTCACCGACGACGACGCCTTCCTCGGCGACCCGTCCCTCCAGGACGAGGTGTTCGGCGCGTCCTCCCTGATCGTCCGGGTCCGCGACCGGGCACGGCTCCGCGAGATCGTCGCCTCCCTCGAAGGCCAGCTCACCGCGACGCTGCACGCGACCCCCGAGGACCACGCGCTGGCCGCCGAGCTGCTGCCCGACCTGGAGCTGCTCGCGGGGCGGGTGGTGTTCAACGGCTGGCCCACCGGGGTCGAGGTCGGTCACGCCGTGGTGCACGGCGGTCCGTACCCGGCCACCTCCGCCCCCGCGACCACCTCGGTCGGGACCCGGGCGATCGAGCGCTTCCTGCGCCCGGTCAGCTACCAGGACGTGCCCGGCGGGCTGCTCCCCGAGGAGCTGCGCGACGGCAACCCGCTCGGCCTCCGGCGGCGGATCGACGGCGAGCCGGGGAGGGACTGA
- a CDS encoding enolase C-terminal domain-like protein, translating to MAGSPLVTGLRVVPVAGRDSMLLNLSGAHAPFFTRNVVLLTDSDGRTGVGEVPGGEAITRTLEESRDLVVGRPVAAYHATLESVRRRFAHRDAGGRGAQTFDLRTTVHAVTAFESALLDLLGQYLEVPVADLLGSGRQRDRVPVLGYLFFIGDRRRTDLDYRAAGKDEADDWLRLRDEEALTPEAIVALAEAARARYGFADFKLKGGVLPGPDEAAAVTALAERFPGARVTLDPNGAWPLDRAIELGRGLRGVLAYAEDPCGAEGGYSAREVMAEFRRATGLRTATNMVATDWRELGHAISAGAVDIPLADPHFWTMDGSVRVAQLCDAWGLTWGSHSNNHFDISLAMFTHVAAAAPGEITAVDTHWIWQDGQRLTTAPFEITGGHLAVPDRPGLGVEVDAGRLEAAHRLYLSEGLGGRDDAAAMRYLVPGWTFDPRRPALDR from the coding sequence ATGGCCGGCTCCCCCCTCGTCACCGGCCTCCGGGTCGTCCCGGTCGCGGGCCGCGACAGCATGCTGCTGAACCTCAGCGGCGCGCACGCCCCGTTCTTCACCCGCAACGTCGTCCTGCTCACCGACTCCGACGGCCGTACCGGCGTGGGCGAGGTGCCGGGGGGCGAGGCGATCACCCGGACCCTGGAGGAGTCCCGGGACCTGGTCGTCGGCCGCCCCGTCGCCGCCTACCACGCGACGCTGGAGTCGGTCCGGCGCCGCTTCGCCCACCGCGACGCGGGCGGGCGCGGCGCGCAGACCTTCGACCTGCGCACCACCGTGCACGCGGTGACGGCGTTCGAGTCGGCCCTGCTCGACCTGCTCGGGCAGTACCTGGAGGTGCCGGTCGCCGACCTGCTGGGCTCGGGCCGGCAGCGCGACCGCGTGCCGGTGCTGGGCTACCTCTTCTTCATCGGTGACCGGCGCCGCACCGACCTGGACTACCGCGCCGCCGGGAAGGACGAGGCCGACGACTGGCTGCGGCTGCGCGACGAGGAGGCGCTGACGCCGGAGGCGATCGTCGCGCTGGCCGAGGCGGCCCGCGCCCGGTACGGCTTCGCCGACTTCAAGCTGAAGGGCGGGGTGCTGCCCGGGCCGGACGAGGCCGCCGCCGTCACCGCGCTCGCCGAGCGGTTCCCCGGCGCCCGCGTCACCCTGGACCCGAACGGCGCCTGGCCGCTGGACCGGGCGATCGAGCTGGGCCGCGGGCTGCGCGGCGTCCTGGCCTACGCCGAGGACCCGTGCGGCGCCGAGGGCGGATACTCGGCGCGGGAGGTGATGGCCGAGTTCCGGCGCGCGACCGGCCTGCGCACGGCGACCAACATGGTGGCGACCGACTGGCGCGAGCTGGGCCACGCGATCTCGGCGGGCGCGGTGGACATCCCGCTCGCCGACCCGCACTTCTGGACCATGGACGGCTCGGTGCGGGTCGCGCAGCTCTGCGACGCGTGGGGCCTGACCTGGGGGTCGCACTCCAACAACCACTTCGACATCTCGCTGGCGATGTTCACGCACGTGGCCGCCGCCGCGCCCGGGGAGATCACCGCGGTCGACACGCACTGGATCTGGCAGGACGGGCAGCGGCTCACCACCGCGCCGTTCGAGATCACCGGCGGGCACCTGGCCGTCCCGGACCGCCCGGGGCTCGGCGTGGAGGTGGACGCCGGCCGGCTGGAGGCCGCCCACCGGCTGTACCTGTCCGAGGGGCTGGGCGGGCGGGACGACGCGGCGGCGATGCGGTACCTGGTGCCAGGCTGGACGTTCGATCCCCGGCGCCCCGCCCTCGACCGCTGA
- a CDS encoding 2-hydroxyacid dehydrogenase translates to MREPLERPMERPLERVLQVGPLLPSLHRNLVEHYDAVLLDEQPDGYLDRHGADFVAVVTTARVGVDRALMDRLPRLRAVVNFGVGYDTTDVVTAAERGIAVSNTPDVLTDCVADTAVGGLIDVMRRFAAADRFVRRGDWARGQYPLAAKVSGKRIGILGLGRIGRAIARRLEGFDAEIAYHSRSRVEGVSYIYAESPEKLAAWSDALIVATSGGAGTRGLVSAAVLEALGPDGYLVNVARGSVVDEPALVAALTGGRLAGAALDVFADEPNVPAALLDLDSVLLLPHIASATRETREAMGDLAFRNLRQFLEKGVLVTPVPAP, encoded by the coding sequence TTGCGAGAACCCCTGGAACGGCCCATGGAACGGCCCCTGGAACGCGTGCTCCAGGTCGGCCCCCTGCTGCCGTCCCTCCACCGGAACCTGGTCGAGCACTACGACGCCGTGCTGCTCGACGAGCAGCCGGACGGCTACCTCGACCGGCACGGCGCGGACTTCGTCGCCGTGGTCACCACCGCCCGCGTCGGCGTGGACCGCGCGCTGATGGACCGGCTCCCCCGGCTCCGGGCGGTCGTGAACTTCGGGGTGGGGTACGACACGACCGACGTGGTGACCGCCGCCGAACGCGGCATCGCCGTGAGCAACACCCCTGACGTGCTGACCGACTGCGTGGCCGACACCGCCGTCGGCGGGCTGATCGACGTGATGCGCCGGTTCGCGGCGGCCGACCGGTTCGTACGGCGGGGTGACTGGGCGCGCGGCCAGTACCCGCTGGCGGCCAAGGTCAGCGGCAAGCGGATCGGGATCCTGGGGCTCGGCCGGATCGGGCGGGCGATCGCGCGGCGCCTGGAGGGCTTCGACGCCGAGATCGCCTACCACTCGCGGTCGAGGGTCGAGGGCGTCTCCTATATATACGCCGAATCGCCGGAGAAGCTCGCGGCGTGGAGCGACGCCCTGATCGTGGCGACCTCGGGCGGCGCCGGCACCCGCGGGCTGGTGTCGGCGGCGGTGCTGGAGGCGCTCGGCCCGGACGGCTACCTGGTCAACGTCGCGCGCGGCAGCGTCGTCGACGAGCCCGCCCTGGTCGCCGCGCTGACCGGCGGGCGGCTCGCGGGCGCGGCGCTGGACGTGTTCGCCGACGAGCCGAACGTGCCGGCGGCCCTCCTCGACCTGGACTCGGTCCTGCTGCTGCCGCACATCGCCAGCGCCACCCGCGAGACGCGGGAGGCGATGGGCGACCTGGCGTTCCGCAACCTCCGGCAGTTCCTGGAGAAGGGCGTGCTGGTCACGCCCGTCCCGGCGCCCTGA